The following proteins come from a genomic window of Lycium ferocissimum isolate CSIRO_LF1 chromosome 4, AGI_CSIRO_Lferr_CH_V1, whole genome shotgun sequence:
- the LOC132051627 gene encoding ABC transporter I family member 6, chloroplastic — protein sequence MAVFSPSYSSTSPLLPFNNSPLVKISLFPSPRRNFRCNLRVKATVGLESPSSSATDRRDESPEVLLEVKDLSAVITESKQQILKGVNLTVRRGEVHAVMGKNGSGKSTFAKVLVGHPDYEITGGSVSFKGENLLEMEPEERSLAGLFMSFQSPVAIPGVSNIDFLNMAYNAQRRKLGLPELGPIEFYGYIAPKLELVNMKIDFLNRNVNEGFSGGERKRNEILQLAVLGADLAILDEIDSGLDVDALRDVAKAVNGLLSPKNSVLIITHYLRLLEFIKPAYIHIMENGKIVKTGDISIAKVLEKEGYKAISGA from the exons ATGGCCGTTTTCAGTCCAAGTTATTCTTCTACTTCCCCACTTCTCCCCTTCAATAACTCGCCGTTAGTAAAAATCTCTTTGTTCCCTTCACCCCGCCGTAATTTCCGCTGCAATCTCAGAGTAAAAGCCACCGTCGGCCTTGAGTCTCCGTCGTCTTCCGCCACCGACCGCCGGGATGAGTCGCCGGAAGTTTTACTTGAAGTGAAGGACTTATCCGCCGTTATAACAGAATCGAAACAGCAAATTCTAAAAGGCGTTAACCTTACTGTCCGTCGAGGCGAG GTACATGCTGTAATGGGTAAGAATGGTTCTGGAAAGAGCACCTTTGCCAAG GTTCTTGTTGGGCATCCAGATTATGAAATTACAGGAGGCAGTGTGTCATTTAAAGGTGAGAATCTACTTGAGATGGAACCTGAGGAAAGATCTCTTGCTGGTCTTTTTATGAGCTTCCAGTCCCCAGTTGCCATACCTGGAGTAAGCAATATTGACTTTCTTAACATGGCGTATAATGCTCAAAGGAGGAAACTTGGACTGCCAGAGCTGGGACCAATTGAG TTTTATGGGTACATTGCACCGAAGCTTGAACTTGTCAACATGAAGATAGACTTCTTGAACAgaaatgtaaatgaaggatTCAGTGGAGGAGAAAGGAAGCGCAATGAGATTCTGCAACTAGCG GTTCTTGGGGCTGACTTGGCAATACTGGATGAGATCGATTCTGGTTTAGATGTTGACGCACTTCGAGACGTAGCAAAGGCAGTAAATGGACTTCTGTCGCCAAAGAATTCGGTGTTGATAATTACTCATTACTTACGATTATTGGAATTCATCAAGCCGGCCTATATCCATATCATG GAGAATGGGAAAATCGTGAAGACCGGAGACATATCAATAGCTAAAGTTCTGGAGAAAGAAGGCTACAAAGCAATTTCTGGCG